In the genome of Desulfocurvibacter africanus subsp. africanus DSM 2603, the window AGACCGGCTCTCCTGGTAGGAAAGCGCTCACATCGGTGATGTATGCCGCTTGGCTCATGGTTCTCGCGTGAGGATCAGAGTTTGGCGCCGGCGTGGCCGCTTTTGATGAGGCCGGCGTAGGTTTCGTAGAAAGTTTTCTCGGGCAGGCGCGTGGGCAGCACTGCGTTGGTGAGCGTGTAGTAGTCCAGATCGTGGATGACGATGCGCTCGCGCAGCTCGTTGTACAGCGGCGTTCCCGGCAGCGGCGTGAGCACCGAGACCATGGGCAAGTCGATGTGCAGGTCCGCGATGGTCTTGCCCAGGTGCTCGAAATCCGCCTCGGAATAGTCGGGCGAGGCGATGAAGTCGCCCACGATGCGTATGCCCAGGCCATGCAGGATGGACACGGCTTCCACGTTGTTGCGCCAAGTATTGCGCTTGCCCAGGCGCGCCAGACCCTCGTCGCTCAAGTCCTCGAAGCCGATGATCACGGCCAGCAGCCCGGCCTTGCGCCACAAGGCCATGAGTTCGGGGTGACGCACAACGGTATCCGAGCGCACGTCGGCTATGATCCGTTTGCCCAGGCCCGCGTCGATGATTGCCTGGGCCAGCTCGGCGGCGTGTTTCGGGTCGCCGAAGGTATTGGCGTCGATGAGCCGCACCACCGGGATGTCGCCCAAAAGCCGCATGTCGCGCAGCACGGCCGGTATGGAGTGGGTCAGGTAACGGCCGCCGGCCTGGGCGCGGATGGCGCAGAAGCCGCACGCGTGGGTGCAGCCGTAGGCCGAGGCCACGAAACCGACCTTGAGGCCCAGGGAGGAGAGCACGTACTGATCTCGGTAGCCGGCTACCAGGTCGTAGCGCGGCGGCTGCTCTTCCATGAGGTCACGGCTTGAGAACTTCCGGGGCGTCAGGGCCAGGGGCTTGCCCGGCGAGGTGCGCGCAACGCCCGTGATGCCGGTTCCGTCCTCGGCGCGCTCCAGGGCGTCCACCAGCTCGCGCAGGCTGGCCTTGCCCAAGCCCTGGATCACGTAATCCACCTCGGGCCGATTGAAGTGCTCCGGATCGAGGCTCGCGTGCATGCCGCCGCAGACGACCGTGGCCTTGGAGACGCGTTTCACTTCGCGGGCCATGGCGAGCATGACATTAGCCTCGCAAGTCACGCCCGTGATGCCCACGACGTCCGACCGGCTCTCGGCCAGCGCGTCGGACAGCACGCGCAGAGGCTCGCCGGCCTCGGCCTTGAGGTCCAGGATGCGCGACACATGGCCGTCCAGACCTGCGGCCAGGGCCTCAAGAGCCAGCGGCTCGCCTCGGAAGATCTGCTTCAGTGAAGTGATACCGTAGCGCTCTTCCGGGATGGAGCGTCCGCTGTTGGGCGGATTGACAAACAGTACATTCATGATGCGCTTTTTTTCTGCGGAAAATGTGTGAAGATGTGTCGATAGCCTCAAGAGGCCCGCTTGGCAACTGTTACGGCGCAGTGGCGAAGCAATACTGGCAGGGTCTTGCCTTGCACGCGATCAGCGCATAGGGGAAAGCCATGGCCCGCGACTTTGAATACGTTTTCGTTTACGGCACGCTGCGGCGCAGCTTTCAGAACCACCGCCTGCTGTCCCGCTCGCCCTGCCTGGGCGGGGCCGGCACCCGCGAGCGCTACGCCCTGTACGTGGGCGAGTATCCCTTTGTGGTCAGGGATCAGCCCGTGAGCCCCATCATCGGCGAGGTTTACAAGGTCGACCCGGCCACGCTCATGGTCCTGGACGCCCTGGAGGAGCACCCGCAGGTCTACCGACGGGAAAAGGTCCCGGTGGTGCTGGACGACGGCCGTGAGATCGAGGCTTGGCTCTACTTCTATCCCCGCCCAGGCGGTCGGCTCATCGAGAGCGGCGACTACGCCGGAAACGCCTAGCGCCCCTGCCTTGTCGGGCCGCCACCAAGGATCCA includes:
- a CDS encoding B12-binding domain-containing radical SAM protein, whose product is MNVLFVNPPNSGRSIPEERYGITSLKQIFRGEPLALEALAAGLDGHVSRILDLKAEAGEPLRVLSDALAESRSDVVGITGVTCEANVMLAMAREVKRVSKATVVCGGMHASLDPEHFNRPEVDYVIQGLGKASLRELVDALERAEDGTGITGVARTSPGKPLALTPRKFSSRDLMEEQPPRYDLVAGYRDQYVLSSLGLKVGFVASAYGCTHACGFCAIRAQAGGRYLTHSIPAVLRDMRLLGDIPVVRLIDANTFGDPKHAAELAQAIIDAGLGKRIIADVRSDTVVRHPELMALWRKAGLLAVIIGFEDLSDEGLARLGKRNTWRNNVEAVSILHGLGIRIVGDFIASPDYSEADFEHLGKTIADLHIDLPMVSVLTPLPGTPLYNELRERIVIHDLDYYTLTNAVLPTRLPEKTFYETYAGLIKSGHAGAKL
- a CDS encoding gamma-glutamylcyclotransferase family protein yields the protein MARDFEYVFVYGTLRRSFQNHRLLSRSPCLGGAGTRERYALYVGEYPFVVRDQPVSPIIGEVYKVDPATLMVLDALEEHPQVYRREKVPVVLDDGREIEAWLYFYPRPGGRLIESGDYAGNA